TCCCCAACCTCGCCGTGGCGGCGGCGACTTCGGTCGCGCGATCGATGGACATGCCGCCTGCGCGCTGCTTCGCTCGCCACGCCGTGGCGGGCGAGGCAGCGGTCGCCGAAGCCCCGGCGCGCCGCTTCGCAGGCGAGCGGCTGCGCTTCGCTCGTGCCAGCGCGCGGACGCCGTGCTGCGCCTCGCCGTCGCCTCCGCGACCGACCGGCGCGCGGGACATGCGTGTACGCGCTACAGCCGGCTGACGCCGCGGATGCGGATGTCGCCGCTGTCCACGCCATGCCGCTGCGCCGCCTGCGCGCGCAGCTGCTGCAGCAGCCGCTGCGGGTCCAGCGGCTCGCCGCTGTCCCAGCTGTGCGCCAGCGTGCCCCAGGCCACGCGCTGGCCGTAGCTGTAGGCCTCGTAGTCGGCCAGGTAGTGGCGCGCGCGCTCAGGTACCGACGTGCACATCGCCTTCGTAGCCGTTGCAGCCCAGGTGTTCCAGCGCGATCGACAAGGCCAGCGCGTAGCTCTGCGCGCAGTAGCCGCCGACCTGGCCCACGCGCTGCCGCGAGGCCACGCACAGGCAGGGTTCGCGCCGGTCGCAGGCGTCGTCGTGCACTTCCACGTACGGCCGGCCGAGGCGCGCGACCGCCGCGGCGGTGGCGGCGCTGTCCGAGCATGCGCCCGGATCCAGCAGCAGCATCTCCACCTGCGCCGCATCGGCCTGGGCCAGCGCCTGCAGCAGTTCGGCCTCGCTGGCGCAGCCGCGCACCGCCAGGGTCTTGCCGGCGCGGCCGGCATGCGCGAGCAATTGCCGCAGCACCGGCGGCGCGATGCGCGCCGGGCGGCCGCGATGGCCGGCCACGCAGTCCGGGCCGCGCAACAACAGGATCGACATGGCCGCGCCCTCAGTTGGCCAGCGCGGCGCGTGCGCCGAGCCGACGCGCGGCCACGCCCAGCGCGATGGCGTAGCTGTCGGCGAGCGCGCCGTTGGCGATCACCGTCAGCAGCGGCGCGTGGCGCGGATGCAGCAGCGGCTCCAGCGCCTGCGCGCTGGCGTCGTGCATCTCGATGTACGGATGGCCGAGCGCATCGAGCGCTTCGCGCAGCTGCGCGCCGTGTTCGGCCAGCTCCGCGGCCGGCAGCTCGCCGGAATCCAGCAGCACCAGCTCGGTCTCGTCGTGCGCGCCCTGCCGCAGCCGCGCCACGATCTGCGCCGCATCGGCGCAGGCCACCGGCACCACGCGGGCGCCGGA
The Xanthomonas sp. AM6 DNA segment above includes these coding regions:
- a CDS encoding type II 3-dehydroquinate dehydratase → MSILLLRGPDCVAGHRGRPARIAPPVLRQLLAHAGRAGKTLAVRGCASEAELLQALAQADAAQVEMLLLDPGACSDSAATAAAVARLGRPYVEVHDDACDRREPCLCVASRQRVGQVGGYCAQSYALALSIALEHLGCNGYEGDVHVGT